One window of Burkholderia vietnamiensis LMG 10929 genomic DNA carries:
- a CDS encoding DNA translocase FtsK, whose amino-acid sequence MHTVVFGWFGISAVWFLLLFWRLVQAMLPGGGGLAGRGSIRLWIGFAAVFVASCALTSPLSGPDTNALGHAFSAGFAHVLGPIGTPVAMVVLLLAGLPWLTGIRWRQFAAWVDTSFGVKLARDVADDDVRSVADLPRGALHRDDDIVQPTTAHTVNSMAPRQNGRYSRPTLWKPDPQARPKPRNKAAARPLAEPVAPSGWLKPTPAKRMPVPPVPATPSAMPPPTTGSTASLARAAANAQGPRPNPAPLPAGFQPVRPQPTAARPAAAAAATAAVAASKQPSAPRATVAPRPVGATPPRTAARPATGTAAGPAADPARRRPAPPTPARAPLYAWVQQPAEPITPAPSVHDTLRSIEASTAQWAALDGVRPGNAAGTAAAAGSSGSEATVAAVGAVGVAGGVVASESASVPASGALASDGHPVAPHDVGRADALATASASTSAPAAPAASADSEPIVLDAFMPLGSGAHAPIVDISSWLVDQPAQDAPKAPGVETHAHADRPGSEREHAVDGSAAPESHAPIDVAPWEDVVDTPSSALDTSQSQPISARQVQEGMATRDVDGAGSIAGTPSANASGRDVDRAGAGSSDGSVAQPAVSADIARFVDANDGMAGTPEPAKQIAHGALNASMPASPTADASASPAAAASLQAPVAPGLSASFATPAAPAASASPAAAASSQAPIAPSPSASLESAAAMAASASPASAVSSEAPVAPSLPASFATPASPIPSAASPARASMPGSPYEPGSHTPNTASTVSTAPPATATTSDTAASAARAFASPIAPATPARAPSTDASAQSAMRAAEPMSAVATASLPAALGSTVLHPTANVPVTQTAASFSMSTERAATGASPASATESASHASRTPDAPAVDTPAESATQTHATQAPTASIAPAPSAGALAAVGTATPTFGSTAAFGGTSTASGTPASMTSMTPTAAIAPFAAPPSSTQAAAPTSSFTAPHAPLDAAAPDRVIAPTTTPQAHSYTGTPAPATSSPTDPMPAATIATSTAAPVGTALPTLTAASLPGAMLAGTAPAATAAAEPAAATAMAAVPTPATVTFAQAVAPTDAPASSAANAAPAEPATPPDAEAEAATTPTRPPRPNAFEFHAPASFNVELPTLDLLEPASDDIEPISEEHLAQTGQVIEQRLQEFKVPVTVVGASAGPVITRFEIEPALGVRGSQIVGLMKDLSRGLGLTSIRVVETIPGKTCMGLELPNAKRQMIRLSEILESRQYQHSTSQLTIAMGKDITGHPVVTDLAKAPHMLVAGTTGSGKSVAINAMILSLLYKATPEEVRLIMIDPKMLELSVYEGIPHLLAPVVTDMKLAANALNWCVGEMEKRYRLMSAVGVRNLAGFNQKIRDAEAKEKKIGNPFSLTPDDPEPLSTLPLIVVVIDELADLMMVAGKKIEELIARLAQKARAAGIHLILATQRPSVDVITGLIKANIPTRVAFQVSSKIDSRTILDQMGAESLLGQGDMLFLPPGTGYPQRVHGAFVADEEVHRIVEYLKQFGEPQYEEGILDGPAADGATQDLFGDAPDAEADPLYDEAVAFVVRTRRASISSVQRQLRIGYNRAARLVEQMEAAGLVSPMGINGSREVLVPAAAD is encoded by the coding sequence ATGCACACGGTAGTCTTCGGCTGGTTCGGCATCTCCGCCGTCTGGTTCCTCCTTCTCTTCTGGCGTCTCGTTCAGGCGATGCTGCCCGGCGGCGGCGGCCTCGCCGGCCGCGGCTCGATTCGCCTCTGGATCGGCTTCGCGGCGGTGTTCGTCGCGAGCTGCGCGCTGACGAGCCCGTTGTCCGGCCCGGACACCAACGCGCTCGGCCATGCGTTCTCCGCCGGCTTCGCCCACGTGCTCGGCCCGATCGGCACGCCGGTCGCGATGGTCGTGCTGTTGCTCGCCGGCTTGCCGTGGCTGACCGGCATCCGCTGGCGCCAGTTCGCCGCGTGGGTCGACACGTCGTTCGGCGTGAAGCTCGCGCGCGACGTCGCGGACGACGACGTGCGCAGCGTCGCCGACCTGCCGCGCGGCGCGCTGCATCGCGACGACGACATCGTGCAGCCGACGACCGCCCATACGGTCAATTCGATGGCCCCGCGCCAGAACGGGCGGTATTCGCGCCCGACGTTGTGGAAGCCCGATCCGCAGGCCCGGCCGAAACCGCGCAACAAGGCCGCGGCGCGCCCGCTAGCGGAGCCGGTCGCGCCGTCGGGATGGCTGAAGCCGACGCCGGCCAAGCGCATGCCGGTGCCGCCGGTCCCGGCTACGCCGAGCGCGATGCCGCCGCCGACGACCGGCAGCACCGCCAGCCTCGCGCGCGCCGCCGCGAACGCGCAGGGGCCGCGCCCGAATCCGGCGCCGCTGCCGGCCGGGTTCCAGCCGGTTCGACCGCAACCGACCGCCGCGCGGCCGGCAGCCGCTGCAGCCGCGACGGCAGCCGTGGCGGCGTCGAAGCAGCCGAGCGCGCCGCGCGCCACGGTCGCGCCGCGCCCGGTTGGTGCGACGCCGCCGCGCACGGCCGCACGTCCGGCGACGGGAACCGCCGCCGGCCCGGCTGCTGACCCGGCACGGCGCCGCCCCGCGCCGCCGACGCCCGCCCGCGCACCGCTTTACGCGTGGGTGCAGCAGCCCGCAGAACCGATCACGCCGGCGCCGAGCGTTCACGACACGCTGCGCTCGATCGAAGCCAGCACCGCGCAGTGGGCGGCGCTGGATGGGGTGCGGCCGGGGAATGCGGCGGGTACGGCAGCAGCGGCTGGCAGTTCGGGGAGCGAGGCGACAGTCGCGGCGGTTGGTGCGGTTGGTGTGGCAGGCGGCGTGGTTGCGTCCGAGTCGGCCTCCGTTCCCGCGTCGGGCGCGCTCGCTTCGGATGGGCATCCGGTCGCCCCGCACGACGTCGGACGGGCGGATGCGCTCGCAACCGCATCTGCGTCCACATCGGCTCCCGCTGCTCCCGCTGCTTCCGCCGACAGCGAACCGATCGTGCTGGATGCGTTCATGCCATTAGGCTCGGGCGCGCACGCTCCCATCGTGGACATCAGCTCCTGGCTCGTCGATCAGCCAGCGCAGGACGCGCCGAAAGCGCCCGGCGTCGAAACGCACGCGCACGCAGACCGTCCGGGCAGCGAACGCGAACATGCCGTCGACGGCTCCGCCGCGCCGGAGTCCCATGCACCGATCGACGTTGCGCCCTGGGAAGACGTCGTCGACACGCCCAGTTCCGCATTGGATACGTCGCAGTCGCAACCGATTTCGGCACGCCAGGTGCAGGAAGGGATGGCGACTCGCGATGTCGACGGAGCGGGTTCGATCGCCGGTACGCCGTCGGCGAATGCGTCGGGTCGTGACGTCGACCGCGCGGGCGCTGGCAGCAGCGACGGGTCCGTCGCGCAACCAGCGGTTAGCGCCGATATCGCCCGATTCGTCGACGCGAACGACGGTATGGCAGGGACGCCCGAACCCGCGAAACAAATTGCGCACGGAGCGCTGAACGCATCTATGCCGGCTTCGCCGACTGCGGACGCGTCGGCGTCGCCTGCGGCGGCTGCGTCGTTGCAAGCGCCCGTCGCGCCGGGTCTGTCCGCATCTTTTGCAACGCCCGCGGCACCTGCGGCGTCGGCGTCGCCTGCAGCGGCAGCGTCGTCGCAAGCGCCCATCGCGCCGAGCCCGTCAGCGTCGCTGGAATCGGCCGCGGCGATGGCCGCATCGGCATCGCCTGCATCGGCAGTGTCCTCGGAAGCGCCCGTCGCGCCGAGTCTGCCCGCATCGTTTGCAACGCCCGCGTCGCCGATACCGTCCGCAGCATCCCCGGCACGCGCCAGCATGCCCGGAAGCCCGTACGAACCCGGCAGCCACACGCCCAACACCGCATCGACCGTCTCGACTGCCCCGCCCGCCACGGCAACGACTAGCGACACCGCCGCTTCCGCGGCGCGCGCGTTCGCATCGCCGATCGCACCGGCGACGCCTGCCCGCGCACCTTCGACCGATGCGTCGGCGCAGTCCGCGATGCGCGCCGCCGAGCCGATGTCGGCCGTTGCGACCGCATCGCTCCCCGCCGCCCTCGGCTCGACGGTCTTGCATCCGACGGCAAACGTTCCCGTGACGCAGACGGCCGCATCGTTCTCGATGTCGACGGAGCGCGCAGCCACCGGCGCGTCGCCTGCATCGGCCACGGAGTCGGCATCCCACGCGAGCCGCACGCCAGACGCGCCGGCGGTCGATACACCGGCCGAGTCCGCCACGCAGACACATGCAACGCAAGCGCCAACCGCCAGCATCGCGCCGGCTCCGTCTGCGGGCGCACTTGCTGCCGTCGGTACGGCCACGCCCACGTTCGGGTCGACCGCTGCATTTGGCGGCACGTCGACGGCGAGCGGTACGCCCGCGTCAATGACATCTATGACGCCGACCGCAGCGATTGCGCCATTCGCGGCACCGCCGTCCTCGACTCAGGCAGCAGCACCCACGTCATCCTTCACCGCTCCCCACGCGCCGCTCGACGCTGCGGCTCCGGATCGCGTGATCGCACCCACAACGACGCCGCAGGCTCATTCGTACACCGGCACGCCGGCGCCCGCTACTTCGTCGCCGACCGACCCGATGCCCGCAGCAACGATCGCGACATCGACGGCCGCGCCCGTCGGCACCGCACTGCCGACACTCACCGCTGCATCGCTCCCCGGCGCCATGCTGGCCGGCACCGCGCCCGCGGCGACGGCCGCCGCCGAGCCTGCCGCTGCTACGGCAATGGCAGCAGTGCCCACACCGGCCACCGTCACCTTCGCCCAAGCCGTAGCACCGACCGACGCACCCGCATCGTCCGCCGCAAACGCCGCCCCCGCGGAACCGGCCACGCCACCCGACGCCGAAGCGGAAGCCGCGACCACCCCAACCCGCCCGCCGCGTCCGAACGCGTTCGAATTCCACGCGCCCGCGTCCTTCAACGTCGAGCTGCCGACGCTCGACCTGCTCGAGCCGGCATCGGACGACATCGAGCCCATCTCGGAAGAACACCTCGCGCAGACCGGTCAGGTGATCGAGCAGCGCCTGCAGGAGTTCAAGGTGCCGGTGACGGTCGTCGGCGCGTCGGCGGGCCCGGTGATCACGCGCTTCGAGATCGAACCCGCGCTCGGCGTGCGCGGCAGCCAGATCGTCGGCCTGATGAAGGACCTGTCGCGCGGGCTCGGCCTCACGTCGATCCGCGTCGTCGAGACGATTCCCGGCAAGACCTGCATGGGCCTCGAGCTGCCGAACGCGAAGCGCCAGATGATCCGCCTGTCGGAGATTCTCGAATCGCGTCAGTACCAGCATTCGACGTCGCAGCTGACGATCGCGATGGGCAAGGACATCACCGGCCATCCGGTCGTCACCGATCTGGCTAAGGCGCCGCACATGCTGGTCGCCGGCACGACCGGCTCGGGCAAGTCGGTCGCGATCAACGCGATGATCCTGTCGCTGCTGTACAAGGCGACGCCGGAGGAAGTGCGGCTCATCATGATCGATCCGAAGATGCTCGAGCTGTCGGTCTATGAGGGCATCCCGCACCTGCTCGCGCCCGTCGTCACCGACATGAAGCTCGCGGCGAACGCGCTGAACTGGTGCGTCGGCGAAATGGAGAAGCGCTACCGGCTGATGTCGGCCGTCGGCGTGCGCAATCTCGCGGGCTTCAACCAGAAGATCCGCGACGCCGAGGCCAAGGAAAAGAAGATCGGCAACCCGTTCTCGCTGACGCCCGACGATCCGGAACCGCTGTCGACGCTGCCGCTGATCGTCGTCGTGATCGACGAGCTGGCCGACCTGATGATGGTCGCCGGCAAGAAGATCGAGGAGCTGATCGCCCGGCTCGCGCAGAAGGCGCGCGCGGCCGGCATCCATCTGATCCTCGCGACCCAGCGCCCGTCCGTCGACGTGATCACCGGCCTCATCAAGGCGAACATTCCGACGCGCGTCGCGTTTCAGGTGTCGTCGAAGATCGACTCGCGCACGATCCTCGACCAGATGGGCGCCGAATCGCTGCTCGGCCAGGGCGACATGCTGTTCCTGCCGCCGGGCACCGGCTACCCGCAGCGCGTGCACGGCGCGTTCGTCGCCGACGAGGAAGTGCACCGCATCGTCGAATACCTGAAGCAGTTCGGCGAGCCGCAGTACGAGGAAGGCATCCTCGACGGTCCCGCGGCCGACGGCGCGACGCAGGACCTGTTCGGCGATGCGCCCGACGCGGAAGCCGATCCGCTCTACGACGAAGCCGTCGCGTTCGTCGTGCGCACGCGGCGCGCGTCGATCTCGTCGGTGCAGCGCCAGCTGCGCATCGGCTACAACCGCGCCGCGCGTCTCGTCGAACAGATGGAAGCAGCCGGGCTCGTGTCGCCGATGGGCATCAACGGCAGCCGCGAGGTGCTCGTGCCGGCCGCCGCCGACTGA
- a CDS encoding META domain-containing protein codes for MSHLSAARARTGLLRPLRAPLCALTLATLLAACAMPTHPDSAAPAPDPYNPAAVQLLDDTSWELTSWVAADGTPRTIPHGDNGEPIRLALSTESGVRRASGFSGCNRYMGTYAVKNGLLSFGPLAGTRMACPNALGGQLEHAYLDALAHVQKTGVQMREPQQLQIVTEAGETLTFTRRGS; via the coding sequence ATGTCCCACCTGTCCGCCGCCCGCGCACGCACCGGCCTGCTTCGCCCGTTGCGCGCGCCGCTCTGCGCGTTGACGCTTGCCACGCTTCTCGCCGCCTGTGCGATGCCGACCCACCCCGATTCCGCCGCCCCCGCGCCCGACCCGTACAATCCGGCCGCCGTCCAGCTGCTCGACGACACGAGCTGGGAGCTCACGAGCTGGGTCGCCGCCGACGGCACGCCGCGCACGATTCCGCACGGCGACAACGGCGAGCCGATCCGGCTCGCGCTGTCGACCGAGTCGGGCGTGCGGCGCGCGAGCGGCTTTTCGGGCTGCAACCGCTATATGGGCACCTATGCGGTCAAGAACGGACTGCTCAGCTTCGGGCCGCTCGCCGGCACGCGCATGGCGTGTCCGAACGCGCTGGGCGGCCAGCTCGAGCACGCGTACCTCGATGCGCTCGCCCACGTGCAGAAGACCGGCGTGCAGATGCGCGAGCCGCAGCAATTGCAGATCGTGACCGAAGCCGGCGAGACGCTCACCTTCACGCGCCGGGGCAGCTGA
- the purT gene encoding formate-dependent phosphoribosylglycinamide formyltransferase, whose amino-acid sequence MQIGQRLGTPLSPSATRVMLLGAGELGKEVIIALQRLGVEVIAVDRYPDAPGHQVAHRAHVIDMTDAAALRALVEAERPHLIVPEIEAIATDALAAIEAAGLAEVIPTARATQLTMNREGIRRLAAEELGLATSPYAFADSFDAFSAAVAKIGMPCVVKPVMSSSGKGQSVVRSEADVKAAWDYAMAGGRVNHGRVIVEGFIEFDYEITQLTVRAIDPATLATRTYFCEPVGHVQVAGDYVESWQPQPMSAAALQKSRDIAHKVTEALGGRGLFGVELFVRGDDVWFSEVSPRPHDTGLVTLASQRQSEFELHARAILGLPVDPTLGSPAASAVIYGGLDERGIAFEGVRDALAVPGADLRLFGKPESFVKRRMGVALATGANVDEARERAKRAAAAVRPVSSR is encoded by the coding sequence ATGCAGATCGGTCAGCGGCTCGGTACGCCGCTTTCACCTTCGGCCACGCGCGTCATGCTGCTCGGCGCGGGCGAACTCGGCAAGGAAGTCATCATCGCGTTGCAGCGCCTCGGCGTCGAAGTCATCGCCGTCGACCGCTATCCGGACGCGCCGGGCCATCAGGTCGCGCATCGCGCCCACGTGATCGACATGACCGACGCGGCCGCGCTGCGCGCGCTGGTCGAGGCCGAGCGCCCGCATCTGATCGTCCCCGAGATCGAGGCGATCGCGACCGACGCGCTCGCGGCCATCGAGGCGGCCGGCCTGGCCGAGGTGATCCCCACCGCGCGCGCGACGCAGCTCACGATGAACCGCGAGGGCATCCGCCGGCTCGCCGCCGAGGAGCTCGGGCTCGCGACCTCGCCGTACGCGTTCGCCGATTCGTTCGACGCATTCAGCGCAGCGGTCGCGAAGATCGGGATGCCGTGCGTCGTGAAGCCGGTGATGTCGTCGTCGGGCAAGGGGCAGTCGGTGGTACGCAGCGAGGCCGACGTGAAGGCCGCGTGGGACTACGCGATGGCCGGCGGCCGCGTGAACCACGGGCGCGTGATCGTCGAGGGCTTCATCGAATTCGACTACGAGATCACGCAGCTGACCGTCCGTGCGATCGACCCGGCCACGCTGGCGACGCGCACCTACTTCTGCGAGCCGGTCGGCCACGTGCAGGTGGCGGGCGACTACGTCGAATCGTGGCAGCCGCAGCCGATGAGCGCGGCCGCGCTGCAGAAGTCGCGCGACATCGCGCACAAGGTGACCGAGGCGCTCGGCGGGCGCGGGCTGTTCGGCGTCGAGCTGTTCGTGCGCGGCGACGACGTCTGGTTCTCCGAGGTGAGCCCGCGGCCGCACGACACGGGCCTCGTCACGCTCGCGTCGCAACGCCAGTCGGAATTCGAGCTGCACGCCCGCGCGATCCTCGGGCTGCCGGTCGATCCGACGCTCGGCTCGCCGGCTGCGTCGGCGGTGATCTACGGCGGCCTCGACGAGCGCGGCATCGCGTTCGAGGGCGTGCGCGACGCGCTCGCCGTGCCGGGCGCCGACCTGCGCCTGTTCGGCAAGCCCGAGAGCTTCGTGAAGCGGCGCATGGGCGTCGCGCTCGCGACCGGGGCGAACGTCGACGAAGCCCGCGAGCGCGCGAAGCGCGCGGCGGCGGCCGTGCGGCCCGTGTCGTCGCGCTGA
- a CDS encoding DUF6726 family protein codes for MASRLSRLGRIATLGAALALLASLAGCGVAAAPCRIASAGLKIVPLVGHVAAAPTDACADVIDP; via the coding sequence ATGGCATCCAGATTGTCACGGCTCGGTCGGATCGCGACGCTCGGCGCCGCGCTCGCGCTGCTGGCGAGCCTGGCCGGCTGCGGCGTCGCGGCCGCGCCGTGCCGGATCGCATCGGCCGGGCTGAAGATCGTCCCGCTGGTCGGTCATGTGGCTGCCGCGCCGACCGACGCATGCGCCGACGTCATCGATCCATGA
- a CDS encoding MliC family protein, translating into MIRQTFVALALAGAAVSAASAAHAAQLTVEEIDADARQPTVYQCANEKQPLRVSYWRAGNGQSFALVPVNGQQMLFVDTVSGSGVRYQAGRYTWWTKGREATLRDEIADPNAAPMLGDCVQVDKKKKKKG; encoded by the coding sequence ATGATTCGCCAAACCTTCGTCGCGCTGGCGCTGGCCGGCGCCGCCGTTTCCGCTGCTTCGGCCGCGCATGCGGCGCAACTGACCGTCGAGGAGATCGACGCCGATGCGCGCCAGCCGACCGTGTACCAATGCGCGAACGAGAAGCAGCCGCTGCGCGTGTCGTACTGGCGCGCCGGCAACGGCCAGAGCTTCGCGCTCGTGCCGGTCAACGGGCAGCAGATGCTGTTCGTCGACACCGTCTCGGGGTCGGGCGTGCGCTATCAGGCCGGCCGCTATACCTGGTGGACGAAGGGCAGGGAGGCGACGTTGCGCGACGAGATCGCCGACCCGAATGCCGCGCCGATGCTCGGCGACTGCGTGCAGGTCGACAAGAAGAAAAAGAAGAAGGGTTGA